One window from the genome of Diabrotica virgifera virgifera chromosome 6, PGI_DIABVI_V3a encodes:
- the LOC114329164 gene encoding facilitated trehalose transporter Tret1-like, with protein sequence MTKILVAGILAGCLLMIPAGISEASYGLYAQRLLKDDHTVKITLTLISIFRLFSKIGSISGSLVFSILAEIIGRKYTITAISIPYIISCITFQLTSTYMMGCVANFLTGFSIGGAYSILPIYIGEVATKSSRGRLISLLHTSFILGRFFVGAILGQFFIKNSLPVINFTTGVLAIFAAILSIAFVTETPYFYLKKVKHELVKISLQKVRRKNANYELELTEIQERKTFGIPDNGVGKGMFFKYKWLKPYLLLTCLYVLIWLSLFLTFSIPVRQTYYDANIDPEIKALVVGGVNLVSSLVILLLIDKLGRKLSLMYSFAAITGICLVFFVLKQSKAPLDVLFIIYPSISIAINIGVGPVPSVLLGEIFPLNQKMVCSGISNAVYFTLQAVMLALDELNLKYDSFPNIHVYVSFIVSTASVLIIKLFYIETKCKSLSEIERELNR encoded by the exons ATGACGAAAATTTTAGTTGCTGGTATTTTAGCAG GATGCCTTCTTATGATACCTGCTGGCATTTCTGAAGCTAGTTATGGGCTATATGCACAAAGACTTTTAAAAGATGATCACACAGTGAAGATCACGTTGACTCTTATAAGTATATTTAGATTATTTTCCAAAATAGGAAGCATTAGTGGAtcattagtatttagtattttagcGGAGATTATTGGCAGAAAATATACAATAACTGctatatcaataccatacataataTCATGCATTACTTTCCAACTTACATCAACTTACATGATGGGTTGTGTAGCAAACTTTTTAACTGGTTTTTCAATAGGCGGTGCTTATTCTATCTTACCCATATACATTGGAGAAGTCGCCACTAAATCATCAAGAGGGAGGCTGATTTCTCTTCTCCATACGTCTTTCATATTGGGAAGATTTTTTGTAGGAGCCATACTGggacaattttttattaaaaattcgcTTCCAGTAATAAATTTTACTACTGGAGTTTTGGCAATTTTTGCTGCAATTTTATCAATTGCATTTGTGACCGAAACTCCTtacttttacttaaaaaaggtaaaGCATGAATTAGTCAAAATAAGTTTACAAAAAGTAAGAAGAAAAAATGCAAACTACGAATTAGAGCTTACCGAAATTCAAGAGAGAAAGACATTCGGGATTCCTGATAACGGAGTAGGAAAGGGCatgttttttaaatataagtGGCTTAAACCATACCTATTGTTGACTTGCCTTTATGTTCTCATATGGCTATcactatttttaactttttcaatTCCCGTACGTCAAACTTATTACGATGCAAATATAGATCCAGAGATTAAAGCATTAGTAGTTG gTGGCGTGAATTTGGTTTCTTCCTTGGTTATTCTGTTATTGATCGACAAACTTGGAAGAAAATTGTCCCTCATGTATTCTTTTGCAGCAATAACTGGAATTTGTTTGGTATTTTTTGTGTTAAAACAATCCAAAGCGCCCTTAGATGTACTTTTTATAATTTATCCATCAATTAGCATTGCTATTAATATAGGGGTAGGTCCTGTTCCATCCGTGTTATTAGGCGAAATATTTCCTCTTAACCAAAAAATGGTATGTTCAGGTATTTCTAATGCAGTGTACTTCACATTACAAGCCGTTATGTTAGCTTTAGACGAACTTAATTTGAAATATGACAGTTTCCCCAATATTCACGTTTATGTATCTTTTATTGTATCCACAGCATCtgttttaattataaaattattttatattgaGACAAAATGTAAAAGTTTAAGTGAAATTGAACGAGAACTTAACAGGTGA